In Devosia sp. 1566, a single genomic region encodes these proteins:
- the mbhE gene encoding hydrogen gas-evolving membrane-bound hydrogenase subunit E: MGGAAGWLLALVPAGVFVLLLGGLEAVAAGLPLRQGFDWVPTLGLRLSFALDGLSLLFSLTIAAVGTLVVLYSGAYLNGHPHQGRFLAFILVFMSAMLGVVLADSTLALFAFWELTSVTSFLLIGFDHRREAARRAAIQALVITNIGGLALLVGVLLLWQATGSWELSALAGTDIRAHGLYGAILGCILLAAFTKSAQFPFHFWLPNAMEAPTPVSAFLHSATMVQAGVYLLARLSPTLGDTPIWTLLLIVFGGLTLLWGAFGALRQTDLKQMLAQSTIASLGLLVLLIGIGNEAAISAMVIYFLAHACYKAGLFMVAGAVDHGTGTRNLPALGGLADQMPVSFIGAALGALSMIGLPLTLGFFGKEEMYLALFTSRLDSLLGLVVLILGNALLAGVAMVVMIKPFLGPLLPTPKSPHEAPIAMLVGPILLGGVAILGAVAVEWLGHDIVAPAASTILGEQALSHLGLAIDLRSPIVWLSILTWGLGVAVYWQAATIRTVLRRGGRAMGWTADHVFDHAMFGLIRFAADVTRFLHHGRLEVYLLVVFAALALVLLVPVIGLGGLDVLGSWAQGNWPANLQPTMPYLHEWVVLALAVTGLGAVLLAPSRLVAILALGIQGTAVALLYLLFGAPDLAFTQFMVEVLSVVILTLVMTRLRLDERDHRPLGEALRDGAVALACAVGVSLTLLLVLTGTLDPTLSDFFTATSVPIAHGHNIVNVILVDYRGFDTLGEISVLMATGIAILALIRGTAKAGSGAKRRAAKPVEDGLEGEA; this comes from the coding sequence ATGGGGGGAGCGGCCGGCTGGCTGCTGGCCCTGGTGCCTGCCGGCGTGTTCGTGCTGCTGTTGGGCGGGCTCGAAGCCGTGGCGGCCGGTCTGCCACTGCGCCAAGGCTTTGACTGGGTGCCGACCCTGGGGCTGCGCCTGTCCTTTGCGCTGGATGGGCTGAGCCTGTTGTTCAGCCTCACCATTGCGGCGGTGGGCACGCTGGTGGTGCTGTATTCCGGCGCTTATCTCAACGGGCATCCCCATCAAGGGCGCTTTCTCGCCTTTATCCTTGTTTTCATGTCGGCCATGCTCGGCGTGGTGCTCGCGGATTCCACGCTGGCGCTGTTTGCCTTCTGGGAGCTGACCTCGGTCACCTCGTTCCTTTTGATCGGGTTCGATCATCGCCGCGAGGCGGCGCGGCGGGCGGCCATCCAGGCGCTGGTGATCACCAATATTGGCGGGCTGGCGCTGCTGGTCGGCGTGCTGCTGCTGTGGCAGGCGACGGGCAGCTGGGAGCTGAGCGCGCTGGCCGGAACGGACATTCGCGCGCATGGGCTTTATGGCGCGATCCTGGGCTGTATCCTCCTCGCCGCTTTCACCAAATCGGCGCAGTTTCCGTTCCACTTCTGGCTCCCCAATGCCATGGAAGCGCCGACGCCCGTTTCGGCGTTTTTGCATTCGGCAACCATGGTGCAGGCCGGCGTTTATCTGCTGGCGCGCCTGTCCCCGACCTTGGGCGACACCCCGATCTGGACCTTGCTGCTGATCGTTTTTGGCGGCTTGACCCTGCTTTGGGGCGCTTTTGGCGCCTTGCGGCAAACCGATCTCAAGCAGATGCTGGCCCAATCCACCATCGCGTCGCTTGGGCTACTGGTGCTGTTGATCGGCATCGGCAACGAGGCGGCGATCTCAGCCATGGTGATCTATTTCCTCGCCCATGCCTGCTACAAGGCCGGCCTCTTCATGGTCGCCGGCGCGGTGGACCATGGCACCGGCACCCGCAATCTGCCGGCGCTAGGTGGCCTTGCCGACCAGATGCCGGTGAGCTTTATCGGCGCGGCGCTGGGGGCCCTTTCCATGATCGGCCTGCCGCTGACGCTGGGCTTTTTCGGCAAGGAAGAGATGTATCTGGCGCTGTTCACCTCACGGCTCGACTCGCTGCTGGGGTTGGTGGTGCTGATCCTGGGCAATGCACTGCTGGCTGGCGTCGCCATGGTGGTGATGATCAAGCCGTTTCTCGGGCCGCTCCTGCCCACGCCCAAATCGCCCCACGAGGCACCCATTGCCATGCTGGTCGGCCCCATTCTGCTGGGCGGGGTGGCCATTTTGGGCGCAGTGGCGGTGGAATGGCTGGGCCATGACATCGTCGCACCCGCGGCAAGCACTATCCTGGGCGAACAGGCGCTGAGCCATCTGGGGCTTGCCATCGATCTGCGCAGCCCCATCGTGTGGTTGTCCATCCTGACCTGGGGACTGGGCGTCGCCGTGTATTGGCAGGCCGCCACTATCCGCACCGTGCTGCGGCGCGGCGGGCGGGCGATGGGCTGGACCGCCGACCATGTTTTCGACCACGCCATGTTTGGCCTGATCCGCTTCGCGGCCGACGTCACCCGCTTCCTGCATCACGGCCGGCTTGAGGTTTACCTGCTGGTCGTGTTTGCCGCCCTGGCGCTCGTATTGCTGGTGCCGGTGATCGGTCTGGGTGGGCTCGATGTTCTGGGCTCATGGGCGCAGGGCAACTGGCCCGCCAATCTGCAGCCGACCATGCCCTATCTGCATGAATGGGTGGTCCTGGCGCTGGCGGTGACCGGGCTGGGTGCGGTGCTGCTCGCCCCCAGTCGGCTGGTCGCTATCCTGGCGCTGGGCATCCAGGGCACGGCCGTGGCGCTGCTTTATCTGCTGTTCGGCGCGCCGGACCTTGCCTTTACCCAATTCATGGTGGAAGTGCTTTCGGTCGTGATCCTCACCCTCGTGATGACGCGGCTGCGGCTCGATGAGCGCGATCACCGCCCGCTCGGGGAGGCGCTGCGCGATGGCGCGGTGGCGCTGGCCTGCGCTGTTGGCGTGAGCCTGACGCTGCTGTTGGTGCTGACCGGCACGCTCGACCCTACGCTGAGCGATTTCTTCACCGCCACCAGCGTGCCGATCGCGCATGGGCACAACATCGTCAACGTGATCCTGGTCGATTACCGCGGCTTTGATACGCTGGGCGAAATCTCCGTGCTGATGGCGACCGGCATTGCCATTCTGGCGCTGATCCGCGGCACGGCCAAGGCCGGCAGCGGCGCCAAGCGCCGGGCCGCCAAACCCGTCGAAGACGGCCTGGAGGGCGAGGCATGA
- a CDS encoding Na+/H+ antiporter subunit B, whose protein sequence is MNTVIFRTTAPVVIAVMLVFSVFICLRGHNEPGGGFIGGLIAASAIAIYGMAAGVDRVRRAMRIDPLALAGAGVLLAAGTGVLSLFTGSPFMTSIWYELNLGESSVALSTPMFFDIGVYLVVFGSVSAIALALEAGREEDL, encoded by the coding sequence ATGAACACCGTTATCTTTCGCACCACCGCCCCGGTGGTGATTGCCGTCATGCTGGTGTTTTCCGTGTTTATTTGCCTGCGCGGGCATAACGAGCCGGGCGGCGGCTTTATCGGTGGGCTGATCGCGGCGTCCGCCATCGCCATTTATGGCATGGCTGCGGGCGTGGATCGGGTGCGGCGCGCCATGCGGATCGACCCGCTGGCGCTGGCGGGCGCTGGCGTTCTGCTTGCCGCGGGCACGGGCGTGCTGTCGCTGTTTACCGGTTCACCCTTCATGACCAGCATCTGGTACGAGCTCAACCTGGGGGAATCGTCCGTGGCTCTTTCCACCCCGATGTTCTTTGATATCGGCGTGTATCTGGTGGTTTTTGGCAGTGTTTCGGCCATCGCCCTGGCGCTGGAAGCCGGTCGGGAGGAGGACCTCTGA
- a CDS encoding Na+/H+ antiporter subunit C, translating to MNFFLAVLVGVFIGCGVYLLLSQSVIRMLLGLTVLGNGINLLIFTAGRLTREVAPIVPPGLDVPVGPIANPLPQALILTAIVISFAMFSFLLVLAFRAYQTLDADNTNTMRLAEPPGAPQPPLSY from the coding sequence ATGAATTTCTTTCTTGCCGTGCTTGTTGGCGTTTTCATCGGTTGCGGCGTTTATCTGCTGCTGTCCCAATCGGTGATCCGCATGCTGCTGGGCCTGACCGTGCTGGGCAATGGCATTAACCTCTTGATCTTCACCGCCGGCCGGCTGACCCGCGAAGTGGCGCCCATCGTGCCGCCCGGCCTCGATGTGCCGGTCGGGCCGATTGCCAATCCGCTGCCCCAGGCGCTGATCCTGACCGCCATCGTCATCAGCTTTGCCATGTTCAGCTTTCTTCTCGTGCTGGCCTTCCGCGCCTATCAGACGCTGGACGCGGACAACACCAACACCATGCGCCTGGCCGAGCCGCCCGGGGCGCCCCAGCCGCCGTTGAGTTATTGA